Proteins encoded together in one Triticum dicoccoides isolate Atlit2015 ecotype Zavitan chromosome 7B, WEW_v2.0, whole genome shotgun sequence window:
- the LOC119335470 gene encoding cytosolic sulfotransferase 10-like, giving the protein MSMSMMPLSTDACATAIGELDITSLPLETRFPPFRLRQYGGFWLLEKFLQGVPAVHSVFEPRPSDVLLASFPKCGTTWLKALAFATCNRAEHPPRGLNHPLRRRNPHDIVQYLELQYAQSMGHVVAALPSPRVLSTHLPYSLLPRRITTEESGCRIVYICRNPKDAFVSSWFFTKKTVAAAAARARAGEEAPPYTFEEAFELFCDGICVSGPQWRHVLGYWEASRRQPEKVLFLRYEEMLRNPESNVKKLAEFMGCAFSVQEEATGVVQDIVELCSLESLKNMDVNKSGSHGPLAHESFFRKGVPGDWSNHITPAMAERLDKIVEDALQGSGFTFDVREASA; this is encoded by the coding sequence ATGAGCATGAGCATGATGCCATTGTCCACGGATGCCTGTGCCACCGCTATTGGCGAGCTTGACATCACCTCGCTACCACTGGAGACGCGGTTCCCCCCGTTCCGTCTGAGGCAGTACGGCGGGTTCTGGCTGCTGGAGAAGTTCCTCCAGGGCGTTCCGGCCGTCCACTCCGTCTTCGAGCCAAGGCCATCGGACGTCCTCCTCGCCAGCTTCCCCAAGTGCGGCACCACCTGGCTCAAGGCCCTCGCCTTCGCCACGTGCAACCGGGCCGAGCACCCGCCGCGTGGCCTCAAccacccgctccgccgccgcaaCCCCCACGACATCGTCCAGTACTTGGAGCTGCAGTACGCGCAATCCATGGGCCACGTGGTGGCGGCGCTCCCTTCGCCACGTGTGCTCTCGACACACCTGCCATACTCCCTCCTGCCACGACGCATCACCACGGAGGAGTCCGGCTGCAGGATCGTCTACATATGCCGGAACCCCAAGGATGCATTCGTCTCCTCGTGGTTCTTCACCAAGAAGACAGTAGCGGCGGCCGCTGCGAGAGCACGAGCCGGCGAGGAGGCGCCGCCGTACACGTTCGAGGAGGCCTTCGAGCTGTTCTGTGATGGCATATGTGTCAGTGGCCCGCAGTGGCGCCACGTGCTGGGGTACTGGGAGGCGAGCAGGAGGCAGCCTGAGAAGGTGCTCTTCCTCCGGTACGAGGAGATGCTTCGGAACCCTGAGAGCAACGTGAAGAAGCTGGCGGAGTTCATGGGGTGCGCCTTCTCCGTCCAGGAGGAGGCAACCGGGGTCGTGCAGGACATCGTGGAGCTGTGCAGCCTCGAGAGTCTCAAGAACATGGACGTGAACAAGAGTGGCAGCCATGGTCCATTGGCGCACGAGTCCTTCTTCAGGAAGGGTGTGCCCGGGGACTGGAGCAACCACATCACTCCGGCCATGGCGGAGAGGCTGGATAAGATCGTCGAGGACGCGCTGCAAGGCTCGGGATTCACCTTTGACGTCAGAGAGGCGTCTGCATGA